From Mytilus edulis chromosome 9, xbMytEdul2.2, whole genome shotgun sequence, the proteins below share one genomic window:
- the LOC139488227 gene encoding uncharacterized protein — protein sequence MGICGDASTWAKVAAILDLIGLPLFISGYATPAWMVSETIRQLLDVSIGLWQVNDCSSGSCKTSSVPDSYKTGSFLGTQALESLAMVGYVLATIFIVIYVATEKARTRCFAITIMTFSLASTFFCVIGMIIWLAEIPESYFGSWSLGLTIVAAALYVVASCLLIRDLRAQKKANILKVQPQEKVPPIPLQPTYFIRDHSPRYERKALPPPSETYSPRTPRSVRVDVVSPAFTDNSNRSQRRYGTPKYSQRYDYKAR from the exons ATGGGTATATGTGGAGACGCTTCAACTTGGGCAAAAGTTGCCGCAATTTTAGATTTAATTGGATTACCATTGTTTATATCTGGATATGCTACTCCAGCATGGATGGTGTCAGAGACAATCAGGCAACTCTTAGATGTTTCTATAGGACTTTGGCAAGTTAATGATTGCTCCTCCGGGTCATGTAAAACTAGCAGTGTTCCAGATTCTTATAAAACTG GTTCGTTTCTTGGAACTCAGGCTCTAGAGTCACTTGCAATGGTAGGATACGTTTTAGCAACTATTTTCATAGTTATCTATGTTGCTACAGAAAAAGCTAGAACAAGATGTTTCGCCATTACCATAATGACATTCAGTTTAGCATCAA CCTTTTTCTGTGTGATCGGAATGATTATCTGGCTGGCAGAGATTCCAGAATCGTATTTTGGATCCTGGTCACTTGGGTTGACAATTGTCGCTGCTGCTTTATATGTGGTTGCTAGTTGTCTTCTGATAAGAGACCTTCGTGCGCAGAAAAAGGCCAATATTCTGAAAGTTCAACCACAAGAAAAAGTACCACCAATTCCTTTACAACCTACGTACTTTATTCGAGATCACAGTCCAAGATATGAGAGAAAGGCGCTTCCTCCACCATCAGAAACATATTCACCGAGAACGCCTCGGTCAGTGCGGGTCGATGTGGTATCCCCAGCCTTCACAGATAACTCTAACAGATCACAACGCCGCTATGGAACACCAAAATATTCACAAAGATATGATTATAAAGCGCGATAA